A segment of the Pseudomonadota bacterium genome:
GAGATCACGCTCAGCTTCGGCAGCGAAGGCTGGGAACTGGTCTCGACCGCGGTCGTCACCAATCCTGCCGGTCCCGCTGTCTTGCTGCTCACCCTACAGAAGGAGGACGCAGGTTGATGGTTTGGGAAGGCGGGGCTGCCGCGGCTCAGCGAGCCGAGCTCAACCGCTTGGCGTCACCTACGGTCGGCCGAACCGGGCCCGCGCTTCTAGCAGAGCGTCCACCGTTACTTACTGTACGATAAAGAGGAACGAGATCATGACTGATAAATTTGTCGACCTGGAAGCATTGAACATTCGTTCGGCACCCGACGCATCCACGCTAGCCAACCGAATCGGGATCTTGCATTTAGGGCAGCCTGTCAAGGAGATCGGGCCCGCCTCCGCGGCAGGTTGGGTGGAGATCGCTGCGGAACTCAACGGCGCGACCAAACGCGGTCTGGTCAAAGCCGAGATAGACGGGCTGCCGTCGTTGCGGGAACCCGTATCCCCCGCCCGGGAAGCTTTGGTTGCGGAGGCAATCAAGGAGTGGTTGCGCTTCGAAAAAGGGCAGGGTTTGGAGCACCACGATCCGTTTTTCAAATTCGTCGGCCAGATGTGGCAGGCGATCGGCCAGAATCTTGACGGCAAGGATAGGGATGTTCCCTGGTCCGCTGCTGCGATCTCTTTCATGGTCCGCCACGACGGCGCCGCCTTTCCGAAGTACAAGAATTTCAAGTTTGCGGCTGCCCATGCGCGGTACTTGCACGACTCCATCGTACAACGTAAGGCCAACAACAAGGAAGCACCGTTTTGGGGTTTTAGATTGCACGAGAACAGAGCCAAAATCGGTGACATCGTGGGCAGGTGGCGTATAACGAAGAGGGATTTCAGTGATGCCGAGAACAGTGAGGATTTCAAGAGCCACACCGATATCATCGTCAGCGTCCGCCCGGACTTTGTCCTCGCCATAGGCGGGAATGTCCGCCAATCGGTGAACATCACCCGCTACGTGAAGACCGGGGCGGGTCACCTAGCTCCCGAGAATAAGGTCTTCATCCACCTGGTGAACCAAGTGTGATGTCACAAGGGCGGCGTCCGAGGACTTGGCCTATCGCGGTCCTTGCCGCCTTCTCGGGTGGCTGTGTAGCTAATGAGCATGTGCCGGAAGGCACTGCTGTCCCCCCGGTCAAGGCAGCCTGCGACACGGAGGCCCGGCAGTTGATGGAAACCACTGCCGTTTACCCCGCTCCGAAGTCGGGTTTGGCACCCGTCGCCAACCTCGAGCAAGGACGTTATGTCTATAGGTGCGAGCAGCGCGGCGAATGGCTCGGAGTGATGTTTCCGGCTGAGGGCGAGAAGGTCGATTGTGCTGAACGGCGACCCGAACGTGCGTGCGCTCTCGGTTGGATTCGCAAGAATACAAAGATGCAATTATTCGGCTGAGTACGTCAAGTACGGGGCCGGAATGCCAAGGTAACCGAGGACAAGGCTCAGAACAGTCAGAGGAGAAACGCATGCGAATACGAAAGCGCGTTCGGCTAATTGTTGCTGCCGGGGTTATCGCCACCGCTGCATGGCCGGCCGGAGCTAGTCAATGCAATTTCAAACAGGTCTTCACGCGTCCCGACGAAAATGGCGCGGCGACCGTGAAGGTGTACGAGGCCAAGGCTGTCTCGCTGCCGAACGGCAAACGGCCCCTCCTTTTCATCACATCGCTGAAGGTCAATACAGACGGAACCAAGATTTCCTACCATCAGGACGATCCGACCGGGCGACGCTGCCAGACGGATCCGAGCGCCGTTCCGTGCGCGATCAATAACATTCGCAATGCCTACGTCGATCACCGCAGGCCGGAGTCAGATTTCACCGCGATACGCGATAACGGCTATCCCAATCCGAGGACCTGGCAGGTGCTGAGTCCCGACATCATCGAAAAGAGCGCCAACACCGGTAAGCCCTGTATCACCCCGGATGGTTACCTCGTGTCGATGACCGCCGATGTTGCCGTCGCGGGCGGCTTTAGCCGTGTCGGCGACTGCGATCAATCGAAATGGATAGACGCGCTGACCGCCCCGGCAATTGTGCTGCCCAAGAAGACACCATCCATACCGTCCCAATTCCTCAGTTTCAACGTCGACAAGCGCAGCCTTGTCGTGGCGCTCTCACAAAGTCCAATCCACCGGACCGTGTTCGGTATTGTCGGCGATTATGGTCCGGCCAAGGAAATTGGCGAGGCAAACATTGCGATGAACCGGGAGCTCAATGGTCTACCAGCCGACGATCAACCGAAACACCGGCAGGACGCCATCATTCGATTTCAGGCAGGCCGCTCAGCAATCCTCCTGTTTCCGGGGCCGGACTTCGTTCTTGATAGGCCGATCTCCGGTGCTCGGATAGCGGCCGCCGGTGCGGACGCGCTGACGAAATTCGGCGGCGCACCGAAGCTTATCGATTGTATCCACCACGAGATCGACCCGGCTTTTTGACCGGGTAGTGAGTTACTAAATGTGGGAAAGAATCTTTTGGGCAGAAAGAGGTAGCAAAACCCACTACAGATGGGAGGACGATATGCGAAAACATAAAAGGGATCTTGCCCTGCACTTTGCAATCATTTTCACTGCATTGACGGTAAGCGGCAAACTAGCTGCCGAGGCGACGCTGGGACGATTTCCACTTTGTGAAGCGTCGTCGGCTTTGCTGGTGACTTGTCCGGACGGGGATGGCGAGTGTCTTTTGGTCGGCGACAACGAACAGGGAAGGGAACTGTACCTGTTCCCCGTTCGGGACCAAAAACTCAATTCCGACGCACAACGTGCTTTTGACTTGCACCTCGGGGACGGCAAGGAGATTTCGGACATCGAGGCACTCGCAGGCATTTCGGGTGACGAGATTCTGGTTTTCGCCTCTCATAGCCGCAACACCAACTGTGAGGGCAAGCCAAAGCGCCGCCAGTTCGGTAAGGTGAGTTTATCGAAGGCACAAACGGCGGTTGTGGGCACCTTAGGATCCAAGAAGGTCACCTGCGATCACCTGTTTGGTAACCGGGCTTTGGACGCACCAATGAAGGCAGCGTGCGAAGCGATAGACACCGCTGATGCAAAGGCGACGCAGATTGACGCCGCCATGAAAGCGGGACAATTCACCGAGGATGTCGCAAAAGCCCGTTGCAATGCCGTGAGCGCCTACAATGCCGAAGGCTCTGTCGCCATCCACACCCCCAAAGGGACAGATGTGTGGATCGGGTTGCGCGCCCCGTTACTGCCAGCACACCCCTCTCAACCCGAGAAGAAACATCTGGCAATCCTGCTCCACATGAAAGATCCGACGGCCTACACGTTTGACCGCGTGGCGTTCGTGGATTTGGGCGGGCGCGGTGTACGAGACCTGTCTTCCGACGCAACGTCTATTTGGGTGATCGCCGGCCCCCCGGAAGATCGAACGGAGCCGTTTGAGCTTCGGCGTATTCCGAAGTCGGCTTTGGACGAAGCACAGGTGATCGATTCAGAGCTTATTCGTGCTGTGCCCGCGTCATCGGAAGGCTTGGCGATTTCCGGAAAAACCGCATACGTCGTTATTGATGGAGACACGGGCAAAGACGAGGTCTGCAAAGAGCCGGCTAGGTACGAGATTGTGTCCTTGCCTTAGATCGCCATTTGAAGTGACGCCATCAGGGAGAAAGAGCCACGAAGAGCTTGACCAAGTTACTTAGCAGACCTAGCAGGCCTCCTTTCCAAGACGTGCTCCAAGGTATCGGCCTGCGGCCGAGGGGTTGGTGGGTTACGCCGCAAACAGCGCGGCCAACCCACCCTACATCTAAGTCGTAGCTGGAGAAAACCTGTGGCCGAGAAAGTGAAAGTGTGGTTCGACGCGGAAGCGGATTACCTCGAAGTCCAGTTCCGCGAGGGGGCGGCCGCCCACGACGCCGTGATGGAACGGGTCGATACCCAAGGTAATGTGCTCGGGTTCAGCATCCTTGGCGTGAGCCGGTTTAGGAAGGACAAGCCACTGGAGGCGGAGCTGACTGCGACGTAATCCGACACTTCTCCCCCGCGAATGTTTGACCTGACCATGAGATGCAAGCGATGAGACTGCACGTTGACCAAGAAGCCGATGCGCTTTATCTGCGATTGGATGACTCAAAGATTGTCGAGTCGGAGGAGGTATCTCCGGGCATCGACAACCAGGTAGTGGGCGTTGAAATCCTGCACCTCTCTAGGCGTACCCCTAGTGTGAACACGGGAAAGGTGGCGTTCGAGACCGCGCCAAGCGTGGCGGCCAGGTGACCGGTTAAGGCAAACGCCTACATGGACTGGCCCTGTATGGGCCGTTTATAGGCGTTCTATAAGGCCTCGGCGGCGAAGTCCGCAAGGCGCGAGCGCTCGCCTCGGACCAGGATCACATGGCCGCCGTGGGGCCAGTTCTTGAAGCGGTCCACGACATAGGTGAGGCCGGAGGTGGTCTCTCTGAGATAGGGTGTATCGATTTGACCGATGTTGCCCAGGCACACCATCTTGGTGCCCGGCCCCGCGCGCGTGATCAAGGTCTTCATTTGTTTCGGGGTCAGGTTTTGGGCTTCGTCGATGATGACGTAGCGGTTGAGAAAGGTGCGGCCGCGCATGAAATTTAACGATCGGATCTTGATGCGTTTCTGAATCAGATCATGAGTCGCCGCCCGGCCCCACTCGCCCCCCGTTTCGGTTTGGGTAAGCACTTCGAGGTTGTCCATGAGCGCGCCCATCCAAGGGGTCATTTTTTCCTCTTCGGTGCCGGGCAAAAAGCCGATGTCCTCACCCACCGGCACCGTGACGCGAGTCATGACGATCTCGCGGTAGCCCTGGGTTTCCATGGTCTGCGCGAGGCCCGCAGCGAGTGCGAGCAAGGTCTTGCCGGTACCCGCCGTACCGAGCAGGGTCACGAAGTCCACGGCGGGATCCAGCAACAGGTTCAAGGCGAAGTTCTGCTCGCGGTTGCGGGCGGTGATTCCCCAGACTGCGTTGCGCGCAACCCGGTAATCGATGACTTGCTCGATCGTCGCTTCTTGACCTTCGATGCGCCGGACGATGGCCTCGAGGTTGCGATGATTTTGATGGCACACGAACTGATTCGGAAAGCACTGCCCGGCAAGCGGGCCGCGTACGGTATAGCGCGTGCGTCCGTTCTCCTGCCAACAAGACATCTCCTGGCCGTGCTGGTCCCAAAAATCCGCGGGCAAATCGAGCACTCCCGTGTAGAGGAGATCGACATCGTCGATCACCTGATCGCTGTGATATTCTTCGGCATGCACGCCGAGCACGCGGGCCTTGATGCGAAGGTTGATGTCCTTCGAGACCAGAACCACCGTGCGTTGCGCATGCATTTTTTGCAACTCGATCGCGGCGGCGAGGATAAAGTGATCCGCCTGGGTGCCGGGCACCGGCATCGGTAGATCCTGCGGCAGGGTGTGGGTTTGCAAGAACAAGCGGCCCCGGGGCGAGGAGAGCGCGGTAGTGTGATTCGGCTGCGGCAGCGCCAGCCCGCGCTCGATCTGGCCCCGGTCGGCGGGGCCGATTAGATCATCGAGCATGCGGCTCACCTGGCGCGCGTTGCGGGCGACCTCCGAAACCCCCTTCTTAGCGGCGTCGAGCTCTTCGAGCACGACCATGGGCAAGTAAACGTCATGCTCATCGAAACGGAACATGGCGGCGGGATCGTGCATCAACACATTGGTATCGAGCACGAACAGGCGGGGCTTGGAATCGGTGACCATCACGCCCGCGGCGATTGTTCAGCGGGTGAGAGTTTTTAGCGCCTCGAGAACCTCGGCGGCGTGTCCGGCAACCTTGACCTTGCGCCATTCGCGGCGCAACACGCCCTCGCCATCGATCAAGAAGGTGCTCCTTTCGATGCCGAAGACCTTCTTA
Coding sequences within it:
- a CDS encoding DUF2283 domain-containing protein, whose product is MAEKVKVWFDAEADYLEVQFREGAAAHDAVMERVDTQGNVLGFSILGVSRFRKDKPLEAELTAT
- a CDS encoding DUF2272 domain-containing protein; the encoded protein is MTDKFVDLEALNIRSAPDASTLANRIGILHLGQPVKEIGPASAAGWVEIAAELNGATKRGLVKAEIDGLPSLREPVSPAREALVAEAIKEWLRFEKGQGLEHHDPFFKFVGQMWQAIGQNLDGKDRDVPWSAAAISFMVRHDGAAFPKYKNFKFAAAHARYLHDSIVQRKANNKEAPFWGFRLHENRAKIGDIVGRWRITKRDFSDAENSEDFKSHTDIIVSVRPDFVLAIGGNVRQSVNITRYVKTGAGHLAPENKVFIHLVNQV
- a CDS encoding DUF3616 domain-containing protein — protein: MRKHKRDLALHFAIIFTALTVSGKLAAEATLGRFPLCEASSALLVTCPDGDGECLLVGDNEQGRELYLFPVRDQKLNSDAQRAFDLHLGDGKEISDIEALAGISGDEILVFASHSRNTNCEGKPKRRQFGKVSLSKAQTAVVGTLGSKKVTCDHLFGNRALDAPMKAACEAIDTADAKATQIDAAMKAGQFTEDVAKARCNAVSAYNAEGSVAIHTPKGTDVWIGLRAPLLPAHPSQPEKKHLAILLHMKDPTAYTFDRVAFVDLGGRGVRDLSSDATSIWVIAGPPEDRTEPFELRRIPKSALDEAQVIDSELIRAVPASSEGLAISGKTAYVVIDGDTGKDEVCKEPARYEIVSLP
- a CDS encoding PhoH family protein; translated protein: MVTDSKPRLFVLDTNVLMHDPAAMFRFDEHDVYLPMVVLEELDAAKKGVSEVARNARQVSRMLDDLIGPADRGQIERGLALPQPNHTTALSSPRGRLFLQTHTLPQDLPMPVPGTQADHFILAAAIELQKMHAQRTVVLVSKDINLRIKARVLGVHAEEYHSDQVIDDVDLLYTGVLDLPADFWDQHGQEMSCWQENGRTRYTVRGPLAGQCFPNQFVCHQNHRNLEAIVRRIEGQEATIEQVIDYRVARNAVWGITARNREQNFALNLLLDPAVDFVTLLGTAGTGKTLLALAAGLAQTMETQGYREIVMTRVTVPVGEDIGFLPGTEEEKMTPWMGALMDNLEVLTQTETGGEWGRAATHDLIQKRIKIRSLNFMRGRTFLNRYVIIDEAQNLTPKQMKTLITRAGPGTKMVCLGNIGQIDTPYLRETTSGLTYVVDRFKNWPHGGHVILVRGERSRLADFAAEAL
- a CDS encoding DUF2283 domain-containing protein, with the translated sequence MRLHVDQEADALYLRLDDSKIVESEEVSPGIDNQVVGVEILHLSRRTPSVNTGKVAFETAPSVAAR